A genomic region of Solanum dulcamara chromosome 2, daSolDulc1.2, whole genome shotgun sequence contains the following coding sequences:
- the LOC129876429 gene encoding laccase-12-like — MEAFKSITNPLSSLCFVCVLLLFANAAAEKTHYHDFVIQATPVKRLCKTSNAITVNGQFPGPTLEVNNGDTLVVKVVNRARYNVTIHWHGVRQIRTGWADGPEFITQCPIRPGKSYTYRFTIQGQEGTLWWHAHSSWLRATVYGALIIHPKEGENYPFPKPKRETPVLLGEWWNTNPIDVVRRATRTGAAPKVSDAYTINGQPGDLYKCSKQDTTIVPMESGETNLLRVINAGLNQQLFFTVANHKLTVVGADASYVKPFTTSVLMLGPGQTTDVLIRADQTPARYYMAARAYASAQGAPFDNTTTTAILEYKTASCSSNCVKTNPVFPSLPAYNDTNTATAFTTKYRSPRMVDVPTEIDENLFFTVGLGLNNCPRGVSSSNCQGPNGTRFAASMNNVSFVLPSNFSLLQAHHQGIPGVFSTDFPGVPPVNFDYTGNVSRSLWQPIRGTKLYKLKYGARVQVVLQGTSIFTAENHPIHLHGYDFYIIAEGFGNFNPKTDTAKFNLVDPPLRNTASLPVNGWTVIRFVADNPGVWLMHCHLDVHITWGLAMAFLVENGVSELESLETPPVDFPIC, encoded by the exons ATGGAAGCCTTCAAAAGCATTACCAACCCCTTGAGTTCTTTATGTTTTGTATGCGTTCTACTTCTCTTTGCTAATGCAGCTGCTGAGAAAACTCATTATCATGATTTTGTT ATTCAAGCAACACCAGTGAAGAGGCTGTGCAAAACCAGCAACGCCATAACAGTGAATGGGCAATTCCCTGGACCGACATTGGAAGTAAACAACGGGGATACTTTAGTGGTTAAAGTTGTGAATAGAGCTCGATATAATGTCACCATTCACTG GCATGGGGTTAGGCAAATCAGAACTGGATGGGCAGACGGACCAGAATTTATCACTCAGTGCCCGATTAGACCAGGAAAGAGTTACACTTACCGGTTCACCATTCAAGGACAAGAAGGGACTCTTTGGTGGCACGCCCACAGCTCATGGCTCAGGGCCACTGTTTATGGAGCGTTAATTATCCACccaaaagaaggagaaaactATCCATTTCCTAAGCCCAAAAGAGAAACACCAGTTCTACTCG GTGAGTGGTGGAATACAAATCCTATTGACGTCGTAAGAAGAGCTACAAGAACAGGAGCAGCTCCTAAAGTATCAGATGCGTACACCATCAATGGTCAACCAGGTGACCTCTACAAGTGTTCCAAACAAG ATACCACCATAGTCCCTATGGAATCTGGCGAAACTAACCTCCTTCGAGTTATCAATGCTGGATTGAACCAACAGCTTTTCTTTACTGTGGCCAACCACAAGCTTACTGTTGTTGGAGCAGACGCCTCTTATGTTAAGCCCTTCACAACATCTGTTCTTATGCTGGGACCAGGCCAGACAACTGATGTCCTAATCAGAGCTGACCAGACACCAGCCAGATACTACATGGCAGCACGTGCCTACGCAAGTGCTCAAGGTGCTCCCTTTGATAATACCACGACTACTGCCATCCTCGAGTACAAGACagcttcttgttcttccaatTGTGTCAAGACAAATCCAGTTTTCCCATCTCTACCAGCATATAATGACACAAACACTGCTACAGCCTTCACAACCAAATACAGGAGCCCAAGAATGGTTGACGTGCCCACTGAAATTGATGAGAATCTATTCTTCACAGTCGGGCTAGGACTCAACAACTGCCCAAGAGGTGTAAGCTCTAGTAACTGTCAAGGTCCAAATGGAACCCGATTCGCTGCCAGTATGAACAATGTATCTTTTGTGCTACCATCCAATTTTTCACTGCTACAAGCACATCACCAAGGCATACCTGGTGTCTTCTCAACTGATTTTCCAGGTGTGCCACCTGTAAATTTTGATTATACAGGCAATGTGAGCCGGTCACTATGGCAACCTATTCGAGGAACTAAGTTGTACAAGCTGAAATATGGGGCAAGAGTGCAAGTTGTGTTACAGGGGACAAGCATCTTCACAGCTGAGAATCACCCAATTCATCTTCACGGATATGATTTTTACATTATTGCAGAGGGTTTCGGTAACTTTAATCCAAAAACAGATACAGCTAAATTCAACCTTGTTGATCCACCTCTCAGAAATACGGCCAGTTTACCTGTTAACGGATGGACAGTCATCAGATTTGTGGCTGACAATCCAG GAGTGTGGCTAATGCACTGTCACTTGGACGTTCACATTACCTGGGGTTTGGCCATGGCGTTCCTCGTGGAAAATGGAGTTAGTGAACTGGAATCGTTGGAGACTCCTCCAGTAGATTTTCCTATCTGTTGA